One genomic segment of Anguilla anguilla isolate fAngAng1 chromosome 2, fAngAng1.pri, whole genome shotgun sequence includes these proteins:
- the LOC118218036 gene encoding ankyrin repeat domain-containing protein 1-like isoform X1 has translation MSQGSSMELQRSDMASPETDLYDWDSQSDDEDAISFVMVTGKKCEHKEHGQCFPEQSPEGEYETAVTQEKQDDLRSHTGLRPTSVCDHEVTPRTLNVDKAGRLKLETVEDLYNILQLKKRKRVKRVPVQQTVPIPEVVPDVVDELTFLSAAADNKLPVVEKYLENGGDLNVTDNFNRTALHKACSQGHVEIVQKLLEAGASTESKDKLDSTAVHWACRGGSLPVLELLLNHNANLSARDKLRSTPLHVAVRTGHFECAEHLIHCGADINSKDVEGDTPMHEAVRTNRFKLIQLLLISGANMNLKNFEGKTPMENVLQWQNGAKTILCNFKEEN, from the exons ATGAGCCAAGGGTCCAGCATGGAACTGCAGAG GTCTGACATGGCTTCTCCTGAGACTGACTTATACGATTGGGACTCCCAGTCTGATGATGAAGATGCGATCAGTTTTGTCATG GTTACCGGCAAGAAATGTGAGCACAAGGAGCATGGACAGTGCTTTCCAGAGCAGTCTCCGGAGGGGGAGTACGAGACGGCCGTCACCCAGGAGAAGCAGGACGATCTGAGATCGCACACAGGACTGCGGCCCACCTCGGTCTGCGACCATGAGGTCACCCCCAGAACATTAAAC GTCGACAAAGCTGGCCGTCTGAAACTTGAGACTGTGGAAGACCTCTACAACATTTTGCagctgaagaagaggaagagagtgaagaGGGTGCCAGTTCAGCAGACTGTACCTATCCCAGAGGTCGTG CCTGATGTAGTGGATGAGCTGACATTCCTGAGCGCGGCTGCGGACAACAAACTGCCGGTGGTTGAGAAGTACCTGGAGAACGGTGGAGATCTCAACGTCACCGACAAC TTTAATCGCACGGCGCTGCACAAAGCCTGCTCCCAGGGCCACGTGGAGATCGTGCAGAAACTCCTGGAGGCCGGGGCTTCCACTGAGAGCAAAGAcaag CTGGATTCAACAGCCGTACACTGGGCATGTCGGGGAGGAAGTCTGCCGGTGCTGGAGCTACTGCTAAACCACAACGCCAACCTCAGTGCCAGGGACAAG TTGCGCAGCACCCCCTTACACGTGGCGGTGAGGACTGGGCACTTTGAATGCGCCGAGCATCTCATCCACTGTGGCGCGGACATTAACTCCAAAGATGTG GAGGGGGATACGCCTATGCACGAAGCTGTAAGAACAAACCGATTCAAACTGATCCAACTACTGCTGATCTCTGGAGCAAACATGAATCTGAAGAATTTC GAGGGAAAGACTCCAATGGAGAACGTTCTACAGTGGCAGAACGGGGCTAAAACCATTCTTTGTAACTTCAAGGAAGAGAATTAG
- the rpp30 gene encoding ribonuclease P protein subunit p30 yields the protein MSNMAAFIDLNISYTADKKRLQNIIETAAHLGYSTVAINHVVDFQQKKQEVGKPKCVSELFDQFPIVQGKSRPIKVLNRLTLMVSEASHFRTTNEFKLYDIVAVFPKTEKLFHAACMSFDVDIICIAVTEKQPFYFKRPPVNGAIDRGVFFEISYVAAIKDSTMRRYTISNALSLMETCKGKNVIVSSGAEKPLELRGPYDIANLGLLFGLSEGDAKAAVSTNCRAVLLHGETRKTALGIIHTVKKTQPTTEGQEEEEAPASKRMKTEAM from the exons ATGTCCAACATGGCTGCGTTCATAGATTTAAACATCAGCTATACTGCAGATAAGAAAAGACTTCAGAACATTATTGAAACCGCCGCCCATC ttGGATATTCCACAGTTGCTATCAATCACGTGGTTGACTTTCAACAAAAGAAACAG GAAGTTGGAAAACCGAAATGTGTTTCTGAACTGTTTGATCAATTCCCAATTGTGCAG GGTAAATCCAGGCCAATTAAAGTTCTGAACCGGTTGACCTTGATGGTTTCTGAAGCATCTCACTTT AGGACAACCAATGAGTTCAAGTTGTATGACATAGTTGCTGTGTTCCCCAAAACGGAGAAGTTGTTTCAT GCAGCCTGCATGTCCTTTGATGTTGACATCATCTGTATTGCTGTGACAGAAAAGCAACCCTTTTACTTCAAACGACCTCCAGTAAATGGT GCAATTGACAGAGGAGTGTTCTTTGAGATCAGTTATGTGGCTGCTATTAAAGATTCCACCATGAGAAGATACACCATCTCAAATGCACTCAGTCTAATGGAGACATGCAAAGGAAAG AATGTTATTGTATCCAGTGGGGCAGAAAAG CCCCTTGAGTTAAGAGGACCATATGACATCGCTAATCT GGGACTACTGTTCGGTCTGTCTGAAGGAGACGCCAAAGCTGCAGTTTCTACCAACTGTCGAGCTGTCCTTTTGCATGGAG AAACCAGAAAGACAGCTCTTGGAATTATCCACACTGTGAAAAAGACCCAGCCCACTACAGAagggcaggaggaagaggaggccccAGCttcaaaaagaatgaaaacagaAGCCATGTAG
- the LOC118218036 gene encoding ankyrin repeat domain-containing protein 1-like isoform X2 has product MGMLSVEELVTGKKCEHKEHGQCFPEQSPEGEYETAVTQEKQDDLRSHTGLRPTSVCDHEVTPRTLNVDKAGRLKLETVEDLYNILQLKKRKRVKRVPVQQTVPIPEVVPDVVDELTFLSAAADNKLPVVEKYLENGGDLNVTDNFNRTALHKACSQGHVEIVQKLLEAGASTESKDKLDSTAVHWACRGGSLPVLELLLNHNANLSARDKLRSTPLHVAVRTGHFECAEHLIHCGADINSKDVEGDTPMHEAVRTNRFKLIQLLLISGANMNLKNFEGKTPMENVLQWQNGAKTILCNFKEEN; this is encoded by the exons ATGGGGATGCTAAGTGTTGAAGAGCTG GTTACCGGCAAGAAATGTGAGCACAAGGAGCATGGACAGTGCTTTCCAGAGCAGTCTCCGGAGGGGGAGTACGAGACGGCCGTCACCCAGGAGAAGCAGGACGATCTGAGATCGCACACAGGACTGCGGCCCACCTCGGTCTGCGACCATGAGGTCACCCCCAGAACATTAAAC GTCGACAAAGCTGGCCGTCTGAAACTTGAGACTGTGGAAGACCTCTACAACATTTTGCagctgaagaagaggaagagagtgaagaGGGTGCCAGTTCAGCAGACTGTACCTATCCCAGAGGTCGTG CCTGATGTAGTGGATGAGCTGACATTCCTGAGCGCGGCTGCGGACAACAAACTGCCGGTGGTTGAGAAGTACCTGGAGAACGGTGGAGATCTCAACGTCACCGACAAC TTTAATCGCACGGCGCTGCACAAAGCCTGCTCCCAGGGCCACGTGGAGATCGTGCAGAAACTCCTGGAGGCCGGGGCTTCCACTGAGAGCAAAGAcaag CTGGATTCAACAGCCGTACACTGGGCATGTCGGGGAGGAAGTCTGCCGGTGCTGGAGCTACTGCTAAACCACAACGCCAACCTCAGTGCCAGGGACAAG TTGCGCAGCACCCCCTTACACGTGGCGGTGAGGACTGGGCACTTTGAATGCGCCGAGCATCTCATCCACTGTGGCGCGGACATTAACTCCAAAGATGTG GAGGGGGATACGCCTATGCACGAAGCTGTAAGAACAAACCGATTCAAACTGATCCAACTACTGCTGATCTCTGGAGCAAACATGAATCTGAAGAATTTC GAGGGAAAGACTCCAATGGAGAACGTTCTACAGTGGCAGAACGGGGCTAAAACCATTCTTTGTAACTTCAAGGAAGAGAATTAG